TGGACGGCGCGGCGGAGCTGTTCGACGTCAATCTGGGCGGCGCGATCAATGCGATGGCCCCGATCGCGCCGCTGATGCGGCGCCGCCGCGCCGGGCGGATCGCGCTGTTCGGCTCGATCGCAGCCTTCGCGCCGCCGCCCGATTGTCCCTCCTATGCCGCCAGCAAGGCGGCGCTGGTCGCTTTCGGCCTGGCGACGCGAACGCTCTATCAGGCTGACAATGTGAGCGTCAGCGTCGTCTGCCCCGGCTTCGTCGATACGCCGATGACAAGTTCTTATGTCAGCTGGAAGCCGTTCCTCGTGTCGAGCGAAAAGGCGGCGCGGCTGATTCGCCGCGGCCTCGACCGGCGCAAGGCGATCATCGCTTTCCCCTGGCCGCTCTATTTCGCGGCGCGCCTGCAACAATTCCTGCCCCAGGGCGTTGGCGCGCGGGTGCTGCTGCGCCATCGGGCCTTCGCCGCGGGCGGAACTGGCCTCAAAGCCGATCCAAGAACGATAGATTCCTGAACAGAGGTTAGGCCTTGCCAAGCATTTGAGAATGAGACGGATCATGGCAGGCCGTAAGAATGCGGCGACGGTTGACACATAGCGTTCGAAATCGCGGGCAAGGCGACGATTTCGACGGATCCAGGCGAGAGCCGGCTCGACGATCGATCGCTTCGCCAGGACGACGAAGCGATGACGATCCAATCGTTTGACGCTCTCGATCTTCCAGGTTTCCGTCGCCGCAATCGTTTGGCCGTTTTCGGTCCCGGAAGTCCGGCGTCAGCGAAGTTGCACTCGATAAACGGAAATCGCCGCCGCGCCCGCCACAACAAATCGCGCGTTCCATCGCGGTCTTGAATGTTGGCCGGCCATACTCACGCCATGCAGGAGGCCGAGCGTGTCGACGAGGATGTGGCGCTTGCGGCCCGTGACTTTCGTGCCCGCGTCAAAGCCTTGCTGGTCAATTTTGCCGCGCTCTCCCAGCGGTTCCTTTTTGCCTCAGTGGCGCGAAAAGTCATAAGACAAGCATATACCCAAAAAGTTGCAGCCTTTTTTGACAAGAATATTCGTTAAAACAATGAACTATAGGATTCTTCCGATCCGGAATGAACGGATGCTCTAAGCTCCGCGCAGCCGCGTCATCAGATCGTCAAGCCGTTGCTCGATCAGGGGAAGCGCTCTGTCCGGCGCCATGAAGTCTATGTCGTGGACATCCCAATATTCGACGCGCGCAAAATCCTTGATCGAAAGCGACGAGAAAAACCGTTCCCGCAAAAGCGGAAAATGTTCCCGCTGTTTCAGCGCGACGACATGATCGGCGGAAGCGAAATCGCTGACTTCGAGCTGAAGCGGCGCCCGCGCCGTATCAGGATCGAAATCCACCCCCCTTCCCCCCCAAACCTTCGACCGTCTGCCGCGCGATCGGACCGACATTAGCGCTTCCGAGATCGACGGCTATTCCCCGCGACCCCGCGACCCAGCCTGGACATAGCGCGGGCGCGCGAAAATTGAACAATTCCTCCGCGAAACGACTGCGATAATAATTTCCCGTGCACAGGAAGAGAATGGCTTTCACTTTGCGGCCCTGGCTCCAGATCGCTTCGACCGCCGTAAAGACCATATCAATTTGGAGCTTTCGCGACGAGATCATGGTTCCGCTTCGCCGCGTCCGGCGTCGAGCGAAACCGATTTGACCTGGGCGTAAACGCGCTGGCCGGCGGCGAAGCCCAGCTCCACCCACGATTTCCGGGTCATGCGCGACAACAGCCGCGCGCCCCCGCCATCCTCGCCGAGCGCGACAGCCGCCACGACCTCGAAAGGATCGAGCGGCTTCATCGCGATTATATGCGCCGGCACCGCGTTCAGGATCGAACTGCGGCCGGGCGCATCATGGGCGAGGCTGACGGCGCTGGCGAGAATGTGGACGCGCCGCTCCTCGCCGGCGCGGGCCGGCGGCCCCGGGGCGAACAGGCGTCCGCCGGAAATCGCCAGGTCGAGAAGGCCATAGGCCGCGTCAAAGCCCACGACCACGCCTTTCAAGCTGACCGCCGCGTCGCGCGACCGCGCCAAAGGCGACGAAGGGTCGCTCTGCACCTCGGCCAAAGGTCCAGCGCCGACGACATGGCCCGTTTCGACCAGGACGACATGATCGGCGAGACGCTCGACCTCGGCGACGTCATGGCTGACATAGACGATCGGAAGCGCGAAATGGTCGCGCAGCTTTTCCAGGAAGGGGAGGATTTCGGCTTTGGTCCTGCGGTCGAGCGCGGACAGGGGCTCATCCATCAAAAGCAGCTTGGGCTGGGCGAGAAGGGCCCGGCCGATGCCGACGCGCTGGCGCTCGCCGCCCGAGAGATTGCGCGGCGAACGGTCGAGCAGCTCCCGGATCCCCAACAGATCGACCACCTCGTCGAAGTCGATCTCGGGGCGGCCGTCGGTTTTTTGGCGCGGCGCGCCGAAAAGCAGATTACGCCGCACCGAAAGATGCGGAAAGAGGCTCGCCTCCTGAAAGACATAGCCCAAAGGCCGGCGATGGGTCGGCAAAAACCTGCCCTCGCGGTCCTGCCAGACCTCGCCGTCAATGGCGAAAAACCCGTCTGGAACCCGGATCAGACCCGCGATGCAGCGCAGCAAGGTCGTCTTGCCGCAGCCGGAAGGCCCGAACAGCGCCGTGACGCCTTTGGCGGGCGCCTCGAAGGCGGCGTCGAGGGTGAAAGCGCCGAGTGCGCTGCGAAATGCGGCGCGGATCGCGTGGCCTTGCCCGCTCACCGCAGCCTCGCGATGCGTTTCTCAAAATAAGTCATCGCCAGAATCACGACAAAGGCGAAGACCGCCATGCCGGCCGCGAGCAAATTGGCCTCGCCCCATTGCATGTTTTCGACATAATCGAAAATGGCGGTGGACATGACCCGGGTGCGGCCGGGAATATTGCCGCCGATCATCAGGATGACGCCGAATTCGCCGACCGTATGGGCGAAGCCGAGCACCGCGCCGGACAGAAGGCCGGGACTGGCCAGGGGCAGCGCCACCCGCCAGAACGCCTGCCAGGGCGAGGCGCGCAGGGTTGCGGCGGCTTCGAGCGGCCGGTCGCCGATCGCCTGGAAGGCGTTGCGGATCGGCTGCACCACGAAGGGCATGCTGGCGACGATCGAGCCTATGACGAGGCCGGTGAAGGAGAAGGCGAGCGTGCGCGCGCCCCACAGGCCGGCGATTTTCCCGCCCGGGCCGTCGGGGCCCAATGCGACGAGGAGGTAAAAGCCGAGCACGGTCGGCGGCAGCACCATCGGCAGGGAGACGACGGCGGCGACCGCTTCCTTCCATTTCGCTTTCGAGCGCGCCAGCCACCAGGCGAGCGGCGTCGCGATCACCAGCAGCGCCAAAGTCGTGACCGCCGCCAACTCCAGCGTCAGGCGAACCGGCTCCCAGATATGCTCGAGCGCCACCATGGATCAGGGCAATGCGTAGCCGAAACGCTCGATGACCGCGCGCGCCTCCGGCCCCTTGAGGAAAGCGAGAAAGGCTTTTGCCGCTTCGTCATTCGCGGCCTTCTTCAGCAGAACCGCGTCCTGGCGGATCGGGGCGTGGAGGTTTCCGGGAACGACCCAGCGCGTTCCGTCGCTCACGCCATGGAGCTGCGAGAGCGCGACGAAGCCGAGTTCAGCGTTTTTGGTGTCCACGAACTGGAAGGTCTGGGCGATGCTGTTCCCCTGAACGATCTTCGGCTGAAGCGAATCATAGAGGCCGAGCGCTTTCATGGTTTCGACGGCGGCGGTCCCATAGGGAGCGGATTTGGGATTGGCGATGGCGAGCCGGGAGAAGGCGCCCGCCTTCAGCGCCGCCTCGCCCTTGGCCACATCCATAACCCGGCTCCACAGCACGAGCTTGCCGACGGCGTAAGTGAAGCGGCTTTCCGGAACAGCATAGCCCTTTTCGACGGCAAGTTTTGGACGCTCTTCATCGGCAGATAGAAAGACCTGAAAAGGCGCGTCATGGATGATCTGCATATAGAAGCCGCCGGAGGCCCCGAAACTCAGAAGCACGTCATTCCCGGTCTTCTTCTTGAACAAAGCGGCGATTTCCTTGGCCGGCTCGGTGAAATTGGCCGCGACGGCGACTTGAACCTGCGCCGCCTCCGCCCGAGGGGCGAGCAAAGACATGAAAAGGCCGCAGGACACGGCAAGCGCCTTCCATTTCATGGAAAATTCCTCGAAAGCCGACCAAACCATGACAGTCTGGCGGACGTCTGAACGGTGATCGGCAGATAATGCACGCTTATCCGCGGCCGGCAACCTCAATATGTTTTCTGATTACAAATTGCGCAAAATGAACCTGAAAAGTCTCGGTCGCACGAAACATGCGCAAGGAGCAAAGCCTGCCAATGTTACGCCGATGACTTCGATCAAAGCGTGGGCGAACCTGTATCGTTTCACTATTCGTTTGCCGGCTCGTCCCCGGCGAGCGGCAGGGTGAAGGAGAATGTCGCGCCGTCCGTCTCGTTTTTCTTCGCCCACATTTTTCCGTGATGCGCTTCGACGATCGCGCGCGAAATCGACAGGCCGACGCCGAGACCTTCCGGTCTGGCGGTGGTGAAGGGCAGGAACAGATCGATCTGTTCGGCGCCCGACAGGCCCGTGCCGCTGTCGGAGACGTCAACCCGGATCATCCCGTCGCCAGCGGAAGTCGCGACGGTCAGATTTTTCGTTCGCGATTTGCTCATGGCCTGGACGGCGTTGCGCAGGAGATTGACGAAAGCCTGCTCGATCTGGACGCCGTCGACCAGAACCAGATCCGGCGTCGCGTCCAGTCGCAGGACGGGGCGGATGCCGGCCTCCCGCAACATGGGCGAGACCAGTTCGCAAGCGGCCACGATGAGGCCGTGCAGTCTCTGTTCGAACTTTTCGGGCTCAGTATCGGCGATAAACCTGCGCAACCGGCTGACGATGCGGCCCGCCCGCACCACCTGGCTGGCCGCGGCCTCCATCAATTCGCTTATTTCGGCCGGCAGGGCGCCGGAGCGCCGGCCGCGCGCCTGCGCCGCCGCCAGATAATTTACCGCCGCCACCAGCGGCTGATTGATTTCATGGGCCAGCTCAGTCGCCATATTCGCCATGGCGGCAAGGCGATTGTCGTCCATTTTCTGCAGCCGCGCCTCGAGCAGCCGCCTCTCGCTGAGATCGCGCAGGAAGCTGACGCGCAGGCGTTCGCCGCCATGGCGGGTCTCGGAGACCTTCAGCTCGGCGGGGAAAAGCGAGCCGTCCTTGCGCAACGCCTCGATCTCCCTCCCGACGCCGCCCGCCGGCATGGAGCGATCGGGATCGACCGTCAGGAAGCCGATGTCGGCGCCGATCATTTCGTCGGCGCCATAGCCGAAGATTTGGCTTGCCGCGCTGTTGACCCATCTGATGCGGCCGGCGCTGTCCGACGCGATGATCGCGTCATCCGCGCCATCGATAATGGCGCGCATGCGGGCTTCGCTCTCGCACAACAGATTCGCCGCCCGCTGGCGCTCCATGAGGTCGATGAAGGAGAGGACGACGCCTCCGGCCTGCTTGACCGCCTTCGCTTCGCGCGCGAAGTCCGGGTCGCGCCCGAGCAAGACGACGATGGCGTCTGCGCCTCTCTCTTGCGCGAGCGCGCGGAGAAAGAGACGCGCGGAACCAAGGTCGGGCCGGTCGGCTTCGACCGCATGGAGCTTTCCGCCGACGGTTCGCATGTAAAGGTCCGAGCGCAGCACATGAATGCGTCCCGGCTCGATCGGCGTTCCCGGGACGCAGCGAGCCACGGGCGGCGCATCCTTTGACTCCAGCCCGTTCATAAATTGATCGACATGCTCCGGATCGATGAAAATGACGAAGGCCGCCGCGATCTGCGCGGCCGAAGCGCGACAAAGATCCAGCGCCGCGCCAAGTCCGTCGGACGCCGCGCAAATGGCGACAATGGGAAATGACGGTGCTTTGGTCGTCATCTTTTTAAAATCATGGCGCAAATAGGCTCCGAAATTCCGCAAAGTCCACGCTTCGCTAAAGCAGATAAGCCCCTTAGAAACAATTTAGCGCGTCCTGCCGCGAAGAAATGAAATTTTTTACTTAGAATACAGCGTTGGCGAACGACCGTTTTGCGAGCGGCGCCAGCGCCAATTATGAGGGGACGATCAACGAGACAAATGTCGGCTCGAACGGGAACGCGTCATGATTCGAACGTCGGAAGTCCGCCGGCAATTCGTCGGGAACCTCGTTTTCCCTTCTGCCCGCAACAGGCCGGCTCGGCTTCGGAGCTGCGGCGCGCGGCGTTGACGAACCGGTCGCTGGCGAAGGGCTATTTCGATAAAATCGAAAGCGCCTTTTTCACGGTGTGAACGCCGAGCGCCACATCGGCATGAGCGGAAGCCATGACGACCGGCGACGCGCCGCCGGATTTTGGTCGGAGCCTCGATTCCGCGCAGCTCCGGCATGCGCCTGTCGGCGACAATGCCGCAGAACGAAGCGGAATGACAAAGAACCGCGTCGTCTTCGACAATATGAACGACGGCGTCATCGACCATGGCCGCGACCTTTTTAAGGATCGTCGCACGCCGGGAGCCGCTCGCTGCTGCTTTGCATGAGGACAGGCGAGCTATAATTTTCTACTCGAAATCAGCGGCCTTTCGCGTTAGCATCAATAAATTTCCATAATCAAAAAGATTCCGTCTGCAAGGCGGCGGGGGAGGGCGGCAAAGAGATGAATCGAGCACGTTTGCCTTCGTCGCCGCAACCAGCGATGCTTTTTGAAGGCAATGCTTCGGGTCCGATCGCGCTGCTTTCACATGACTGACGATATCGACCTGCAGGTCGCCAATCCCGAACGCGTTCCCGTCATCGGCGTCGGCGCGTTCTCCGGCTTGCGCGCGCTGTGCGAAGGCGGCGCGCCAGGGCTGGAAATGACCTGAACCGAAAGCGGAGGCGCTCAGGTGATGCGACCCAAAGACGAAGAGGCCAGCGCAATGCTGATCGAGCGCGGCATTCCCGGCGCCAAGGTCGAGAGACGTTTTGAATCCGCGGGGCGCGCCTGCGTCATCTCCGCGCCGCTGACGGCCAGGCGGGTGGTTGAGGGGCGTGCATAATGAAGGTTTGGCGGACCCAGACATTAGCCGGCAACGGCGCGCGCGCCAGCTTTCATCCTTGCAGAGCATCTCACGCCGCTATGGATCAAGGAAATCGAACCTCCGACAATCTGGTCGTCCATATTGTCGACGATGACGATGACGTTCGCGAATCGCTCAGCATCCTTTTGCGAGCGGAAAACTTCGAAACGAAAACCTATCGGTCGGCCGAAGATTTTCTTACCGCGACCGATAGCGGCGTTCACGGCTGCGTCGTGACAGACGTCCGAATGCCGGGCATGGACGGAATTGATCTGATCGCCCGGTTGCGGGAGCGCGGCTCGGCCTTGCCGGTCGTGGTCATCACCGGACATGGCAATGTGAAGCTCGCCGTGCGGGCCATGAAACTGGGCGCGCTCGACTTCATCGAAAAGCCCTATTCCGCCTGCGCGCTCATCGGCGCCATTCGCAACGTCTGCGCAAACGCCCCGGAGCCGGCGGAATTCGTCTCGACAAGGGAGAATTTCGCCAGACTGACCCCGCGCGAGAAGGAAGTCCTGCTGAAGATGATCGAGGGGCTGCCGAACAAGATCATCGCATATGACCTAAGGCTCAGCGTGCGCACGGTGGAAAGCCATCGCGCCGCCGTCATGAAGAAAATGGCGGGCGGCAGCCTCGCCGAACTGGTCGGGAAATGCATGGCCGTCGGGCTGGTCCCCCCGGAACGCCCGATGCGTTAGAGGGCGCGCCACACACCTGACAGGAGCGAGGCGAGTTGGCCGGTCAGGCTGTCCGTTTGGCGCCGGCGCCAAACGGACAGCCTGACCATTAACGGCGAAGGCGAGGTGCTTGACGGCCTCGGGCATGCAGCGCGGGCTGTTCGTCCGTCTATTCGGGCGGCAATGCGACGCTCACCTTCAGCGACGGCGAAACGCTGATCTTCAAGAACATGACCCAGGTGACGCTCATGGGCATGACTACGAGTTTCGCCTCCCACACCTGAGGCGTTGCGACCCGTTCATGATTTTGATGGCGGCGTGCGCGGCAGCATCGCTCACATATGTTCGCGAACCGAATAGACCCCCATCAGGGCGATCAGCCACAGCGCTGCGGCGATGAGGAAGGTGATCCCAGTCTGGCGCAGCGGACGTGGGAACGCCGCCTCCTGCGGCAGGCCGGGTGGCACGATGGTCGAGAGATAGACCTGCTGGCGGTTGGCGTCCAGGCGCGCCGTCTCCAGCGCGGCAAGCGCGCTGAGATAGGCCTTTTCGGCAAAAGTCTTTTCGTCGGCGAGCTGCTGGAAGGCGCCGAACACCGTGGACAGCGGGCGAGCCGCGCCGCTGTCATCGACCGCCGCGCGGGAGCCGCGCGCGGCGGTCGCCTCCGCCCGGATTCGCTGCAACTCGCGTTTCAGCCCGGCGATCGATTCCTCGCTCGCCCGCACCGAAGGCGCGGTCGGCGACAAGCGCAATTTCTGGGTGGCGAGTTCGGCGCTCTGTTGCGCGATCTGCTCCCTCAGCTTGGCCGTGAGGGTGATATTGACCTCGGCGCTCTTCATCGGATCGAGGATCGCCTCCTTGTCCTGCAGCGCCCGGGCTTTTTTGCGCACTTCCTCGAGCCGCGCCTCGGCGGCGGAAACTTCCTTTTCGGCGAAGGCGACGGAATCGTCGCGCGCCCGTTTCGACATGCGATTGATCAAAGCCTCGGAATCCGCCAGCATCAGCCTGGCGATCGCATAGGCGTCCTGCGCCGAGAAGCCCGAGGCGCGCACGATGACGGTTCCGGTCGACGTCTCGAAATAGGCGTCGATCATCGAATCCCAATAGCGCGTCAGCCGCTCGATGTCGGGCCGCCCCGTGAAGCGCGAGAACCAGTCGATCGAATGGTCGCTGAATTTCTTTTCCAGCGGAAATCTCTGCTGGATCTGCTCGAACGCCTCCCGGCTTTGCAGATATTGCACGACGGCGTTGGAATCGTTGCCGGCCTGGGAAAAGCCGCCCAGGCCAAACAGGTCGGCGAGGCCGCCGGTCTTGATCGGCTCGACCGCGCGCACGGCGACGCGGAATTCCGACACATAGCGGTTCGACGCCCAGAAGAAGGCGTAGAGAGCGGCGATGACGGTCGGAAGGACGACGACCAGGAGAAAGGACAATTTGAGCGGCGACAGCGACCGCAGCCTCGCCACCGCGCCGGTCACCGGGCGCATGTCGCCGAGGCCGGGCAGGACCAGCCCACGTCCTTCCGGCAGGCGCGCCGCGACGCGGGGCTGCGCCGGGAGGATCTGCGCGTCGGCGGGCTTCAGCGAAGTCTCGCGCTCCTGCGGCAAGAGCCCGCTAAGCATCGCTTGCTCCCAATATATTGCGATGAACGCGCATAGCTTCATCGATCGAATCGAAAAACTCAAGGCGGCCGTCGTTCAACACCGCGCCGCGATCGCAATAAGCTTTGATCGTGTGGCTATTATGAGACACCATGATAATATCGCTTTTTGCCATTCGTTCCATGAAGGCGGCGGCGCATTTCTTGCGGAACCGCGCGTCGCCGACTTCCGTGACTTCATCCACCAGATAGACGTCGAAATCGATGGCCAGGCTGACGCCGAAGGCGAGCTTGGCCGCCATGCCCGAGGAATAAGTCTGGATCGGCATGTCGAAATAGGCCCCGAGCTCTGCGAAATCCCAAACGAAATCGGCGACGCGGCGCTCGTCCACGCCATAGATGCGGGCGAGAAAGGCGGCGTTCTGCCGGCCCGAAAGATGGCCGTGAAAGGTTCCCGAGAAGCCAAGCGGAAAAGACACCCGCGCCCGCCGGCTGATCCACCCGCTGTTGGGGTGTTCGGCGCCGGCGATAATGCGCAGAAGCGTCGATTTACCCGCGCCATTGCCGCCGAGAATGCCGTAATTATGGCCGGCGTCGAAGGAAAAGCTCGCACGGTCGAGAATGGTCTTCTCCTCTCGGCCAGCGCGGTAGCGCTTGGTGACCCTGTCGAAAACGATCATGCGATCGTCCTCATCCGCCGGCGCATCGCCATCACTGACGCGAGGCCGGCGGCCATGGCGAAAATCGAGAAGGCGACGGCGTAGGATATGTCCATCCAGCTCGGATGATAGGAGCGGAAATAGCCGATCCGCATGTAATCGACGACATGCATGAAGGGATTCCACGACAGAATATTGCGCGCCCTGACCGGCATCATGCTGGGGACGTAGAAAATCCCCGAGCCGAAATAGAGCAGGCGGAGCACGACGTTGACGACATGCTCGGCGGCCACGCCGAATTCCGCCAGGCTCGCGAGGCAGCAGCCGAGGCCGAAACCGAGAACCCACGTGATGGCGAAGGCGCCCAGCACGTTCTGCGGCGAAATCGGCAGCGCATTGATGCCGAAAACCCCAAAAAGGGCGAGAAACAGCAGATAGATCACCGCCGTGGTGAACAATTCGACGATCGCGCGCGCCACGAGCAGATCGAGCGGCGTGATCCTGGGGATCTGCATCAACTGCTTGTACGAGCGAATGGTCACGCCGAGATGGCTGATGAGGTGTGAAACGAGCAGATAAGGCATGACGCCGGTGAAATAGAACAGGAAGAAACTGTTCCCCATCGGCGGCTTGCCGTGCATGGTGAACTGGAACACGAAGGCCAGAACCGCGATGTGGATGAAGGGCTCCATCAGGGCCCAGAAGAAGCCGAGCTTGCTCTCGCCGTAACGACTGCGGATGTCGCGCAGCACCAGAGCGAAAATGGTGCTCGCTTGCGCCTGCGCCGCCCCCGCGAAAGTGACCGGCTCCGCCAGCTTACGCGGCGGCGCCGCGCGCTTGAGCGCCGCGATCTGGCCGAAATCCTCGGCCGCCGCGCTCATTGACCTGGCTTCGAGCAGGAAGCGCATGCAATCGGCATATTCCGGATCGTCCGGCGCGAGGGCGAGCAATTCGGCGCCGCAGCGCAAAGCCTGGCCGAGATCGCCCTTTTCGACCAGCAGCGAAACCGCATGGCGGCGGGCGACGAGATTGGACGGGTCGAGTTCGATGGCCCGGGCGATCGCGGCGTTGGCCTCGTCGATCCGCCCGAGCTGCATCAGCATATGCGAGTGGTGGATGCGATATTCGGGATTGTCGCCGTCGAGCGCCACCGCCGCGTCGCCCGCTTTCACGGCTTCCTCGAACCGCCGGGTATGACCGAGAAAGCCGCTCAGCGTGCGGTGAAGGGCCGCCGAGGGCGGGATCGCCTCCTCCATCTTGCGCAAAACGGCGATGGCCGCGTCCCATTGCTCGGCGCGGGCGAAAAGATGGGCGGCGGCGAAGCCGCGATGCTCATTCTTCGGGTCGAGCCGCCAGGCGCGTAGCGCAAGCTTGGCGGCGTAATCCGGGCGCCCGAGATTATCGGCGGCCGCCGACAATTGCTGGAAAGCCTCCGCCGCCTGCGGATTGATCTTCACCGCCTGCAGGAGCAGGGGAATGGCCGCCTTGCGGTCGCCGCACAGATTGTAAATGCAGCCGGCGTGCAGGGCGTATTCATAATTGGACGGGTCGAGGTCCACCGCGCGCAAGGCGAAATGGATCGCCTCCGAGACGCGGCCGCTCTGGCTCAAAATTCCGCTGGCGTGGCGCTGTTCGGCGGCGTCATTGGGCAGGATCTGGGCGATGCGGACGGCGAGGGGCGCGGCGTCGAACCAGTCTCCTGCCGCGACAAAAGCGTCGCGGGTCAGGCGCAGGGTCGCAAGCGAATCGGCGGGCGCGCGACCCGCCGGCGAACCCTGTCCGGCGATGTCGGAACCGCCGTCCGGCGCGGCGTCCCGTTCGAAGGCGCCTTCCAAATGACCTCCCAAGCGATCTCGTTCGGCCTATGGTTTACGGAAAATTGAGAAATGCCCCTCGGCATCATTGCTGACCGAATAAGTCAATATTGCGGTCGACTTCAAAAATTCGTGAGCGAGTGCGACCGAGGGCCAATTGATGTCGTCGAGAACGAGATGGCCGCCCGAGCGCAGGAGCTTCAGCCAATAAGCGCAGTCGAACACGCTCTGCTCGACCGAATGGGCGCCGTCCACATGGACGAGGTCGATCTTGTCGGCGTAGCGCGCCGACTGGAACACCGGAATTGCGGCGTCCGACGGGATTTCGAGAACCCGGACATGCTTTTCGAGCTGCAGCCGCTGGACGTGGCCGAAGAAATTGCGCTTGATCGCGACGAGGTCGATTTTGCGCCACCAATCGTCATTGACATCATTGGTGGCGGTCTCCACCGCGACGGCGTTTTCCCAGGGCTCGACGCCATAGATCACGCCCGCGCCCTTTCTGGCGAATGCGGCGGCGACCGGCAGCAGGGACTTGCCGCCGAAAATGCCGATTTCGACCGCGAGCCCGCAGTCTGGCGACGAAGCCAGCTCATAGAGCTTGGCCGCCTTGTTGGCGGTGCACCAGCCATCGACGCGGTCGAGGATTTTGAGCAGGCTGTCCAGGCCGCCCTCGCGCAGGGCCCCG
This genomic interval from Candidatus Rhodoblastus alkanivorans contains the following:
- a CDS encoding class I SAM-dependent methyltransferase — encoded protein: MKNDPQLSDSATAAHDLERLLRLREQTIRERETVTREREAEIERLCGLIAQKDQEIKAIQSTLAEREQAIVERETANREREAEIARLSEIVARREDEITALQALLFERERTLRQFEAHAGQTQAQPDQPQSEAETVPVNLMSLVDPAGALREGGLDSLLKILDRVDGWCTANKAAKLYELASSPDCGLAVEIGIFGGKSLLPVAAAFARKGAGVIYGVEPWENAVAVETATNDVNDDWWRKIDLVAIKRNFFGHVQRLQLEKHVRVLEIPSDAAIPVFQSARYADKIDLVHVDGAHSVEQSVFDCAYWLKLLRSGGHLVLDDINWPSVALAHEFLKSTAILTYSVSNDAEGHFSIFRKP